The Triticum dicoccoides isolate Atlit2015 ecotype Zavitan chromosome 6A, WEW_v2.0, whole genome shotgun sequence genome has a window encoding:
- the LOC119316655 gene encoding pectate lyase-like, with product MSMDRSLQWSRPASLLLLGAAFLAAAAAVTSANPAYNPDPYSVVDHFNRAVHRSTSPRRALSSDKSKKAKYTGPCMATNPIDRCWRCRKDWATDRQRMARCAKGFGRETTGGLKGKIYIVTDPNDDDFTNPRPGSLRWGVVQTEPLWIIFARDMVINASQEIIIQSDKTIDGRGAQVHVANGGGLTVQHQNNVIINNLHVHGIKHTDGGNVSMTATHSTIRTRADGDGVSIFNATKVWVDHLSMDNCEDGMVDVVAMSTAVTISNTHLAHHNDVMLFGADDKKPEDKVMQVTVAFNHFGRGLVQRMPRCRYGFFHVVNNDYTNWLMYAIGGSSAPTILSQGNRYRAPPNMAAKEVTKRDYAPESEWKNWVWISDGDLMINDAYFTTSGGQIGQKLNGKDLIKPKPGEYVRRLTRFAGPLDCNPGSPC from the exons ATGTCCATGGATCGGAGCCTCCAATGGAGCAGGCCGGCGTCGCTGCTCCTCTTGGGGGCGGCgttcctggcggcggcggcggccgtaacGAGCGCCAACCCGGCGTACAACCCCGACCCCTATAGCGTGGTCGACCACTTCAACCGCGCCGTCCACAG GTCGACTAGCCCGCGTCGTGCGCTGTCGTCGGACAAGTCGAAGAAGGCAAAGTACACGGGCCCGTGCATGGCGACGAACCCGATCGACCGGTGCTGGCGCTGCCGCAAGGACTGGGCGACGGACCGGCAGCGGATGGCCCGCTGCGCCAAGGGGTTCGGCCGCGAGACCACCGGCGGCCTCAAGGGCAAGATCTACATCGTGACCGACCCCAACGACGATGACTTCACCAACCCGCGGCCCGGGTCGCTCCGGTGGGGCGTGGTCCAGACGGAGCCGCTGTGGATCATCTTCGCCAGGGACATGGTGATCAACGCCTCCCAGGAGATCATCATCCAGAGCGACAAGACCATCGACGGGCGCGGGGCGCAGGTGCACGTGGCCAACGGCGGCGGGCTCACCGTCCAGCACCAGAACAACGTCATCATCAACAACCTCCACGTGCACGGCATCAAGCACACGGACGGCGGCAACGTGTCGATGACGGCAACCCACTCCACCATCCGCACCCGCGCCGACGGCGACGGCGTCTCCATCTTCAACGCCACCAAAGTGTGGGTGGACCACCTCTCCATGGATAATTGCGAGGACGGCATGGTTGACGTGGTGGCCATGTCCACGGCCGTCACCATCTCCAACACCCACCTGGCCCACCACAACGACGTGATGCTCTTCGGCGCCGACGACAAGAAGCCGGAGGACAAGGTGATGCAGGTCACCGTCGCCTTCAACCACTTCGGGAGAGGCCTGGTGCAGAGGATGCCTCGCTGCCGCTACGGCTTCTTCCACGTCGTCAACAACGACTACACCAACTGGCTCATGTACGCCATCGGAGGCAGCAGCGCGCCCACCATCCTCAGCCAGGGGAACCGCTACAGAGCACCACCCAACATGGCTGCCAAGGAG GTGACCAAGCGCGACTACGCGCCCGAGTCCGAGTGGAAGAACTGGGTGTGGATATCGGACGGCGACCTGATGATAAACGACGCCTACTTCACCACGTCCGGCGGACAAATTGGCCAGAAGCTCAACGGTAAGGACCTCATCAAGCCCAAGCCAGGGGAGTACGTCAGGAGGCTCACCCGCTTCGCCGGCCCGCTGGACTGCAACCCGGGCAGTCCCTGCTGA
- the LOC119316656 gene encoding tRNase Z TRZ1-like isoform X2, which produces MRTERIGVFNPYISNKLSRISEDFKPCGYSAPNLLHQTRPRTFLYFSNSPIVPPPGGSGSGSGGGGMAKSGKSAEAATSTAPPPSPSPAIKPKAKPRLEIEGYPVEGISIGGHETCVIFPTLSLAFDIGRCPQRAVAQDFLFISHAHLDHIGGLPMYVATRGLYRLRPPTIFVPKYLRELVERLFDVHRAMDQSELNHTLVPLDIGEEYELRRDLKVRAFKTYHTIPSQQKLKQDYLGLPGSEIKRLKLSGVEITNTVITPEVAFTGDTMSDFILDPDNADVLKAKILVMESTFLDDSVSIEHAREYGHIHLFEIANHSEKFENRAILLIHFSARYTTEEIDAGISRLPPSFRSRVYALKEGI; this is translated from the exons ATGAGAACGGAGAGGATTGGCGTGTTCAATCCCTACATATCAAATAAGCTGTCAAGGATTTCTGAAGATTTTAAACCCTGCGGATATTCCGCTCCAAACCTCCTCCACCAAACAAGGCCTAGGACCTTTCTGTATTTCAGTAATTCACCAATCGTACCTCCAcccggcggcagcggcagcggcagcggcggcggtggcatgGCGAAGAGCGGCAAGTCGGCCGAGGCGGCGACCTCCACGGCCCCTCCTCCAAGCCCCTCCCCAGCCATAAAGCCTAAGGCGAAGCCCCGGCTGGAAATCGAGGGGTACCCCGTGGAGGGCATCTCCATCGGCGGGCACGAGACGTGCGTCATCTTCCCGACGCTGAGCCTCGCCTTCGACATAGGCCGGTGCCCGCAGCGCGCCGTGGCGCAGGACTTCCTCTTCATCTCGCACGCCCACCTCGACCACATCGGGGGCCTCCCCATGTACGTGGCCACGCGGGGGCTATACAGGCTGCGCCCGCCCACCATCTTCGTCCCCAAGTACCTCAGGGAGCTCGTGGAGCGGCTGTTCGACGTGCACCGCGCCATGGACCAGTCCGAGCTCAACCACACCCTCGTCCCACTCGACATTGGCGAGGAGTATGAGCTCAGGAGGGATCTCAAGGTCAGGGCCTTCAAGACCTACCATACCATACCCAGCCAG CAAAAGCTCAAGCAGGATTATCTTGGCCTCCCAGGAAGCGAGATCAAAAGGTTGAAGCTATCAGGCGTGGAG ATTACTAATACAGTGATAACACCCGAGGTTGCTTTCACTGGGGATACGATGTCAGATTTCATTCTTGATCCTGATAACGCAGACGTATTGAAGGCGAAAATTCTTGTGATGGAG AGTACTTTTCTTGATGACTCTGTCTCGATTGAGCATGCAAGGGAATATGGGCACATACACTTGTTTGAG ATTGCGAATCACTCTGAGAAGTTTGAAAACAGAGCCATTCTACTAATTCACTTTTCGGCTCGTTATACAACAGAG GAAATTGATGCAGGGATAAGTAGATTGCCCCCGTCGTTCCGAAGCAGAGTTTATGCGTTGAAAGAGGGCATCTGA
- the LOC119316656 gene encoding tRNase Z TRZ1-like isoform X1, with protein sequence MRTERIGVFNPYISNKLSRISEDFKPCGYSAPNLLHQTRPRTFLYFSNSPIVPPPGGSGSGSGGGGMAKSGKSAEAATSTAPPPSPSPAIKPKAKPRLEIEGYPVEGISIGGHETCVIFPTLSLAFDIGRCPQRAVAQDFLFISHAHLDHIGGLPMYVATRGLYRLRPPTIFVPKYLRELVERLFDVHRAMDQSELNHTLVPLDIGEEYELRRDLKVRAFKTYHTIPSQGYVIYSVKQKLKQDYLGLPGSEIKRLKLSGVEITNTVITPEVAFTGDTMSDFILDPDNADVLKAKILVMESTFLDDSVSIEHAREYGHIHLFEIANHSEKFENRAILLIHFSARYTTEEIDAGISRLPPSFRSRVYALKEGI encoded by the exons ATGAGAACGGAGAGGATTGGCGTGTTCAATCCCTACATATCAAATAAGCTGTCAAGGATTTCTGAAGATTTTAAACCCTGCGGATATTCCGCTCCAAACCTCCTCCACCAAACAAGGCCTAGGACCTTTCTGTATTTCAGTAATTCACCAATCGTACCTCCAcccggcggcagcggcagcggcagcggcggcggtggcatgGCGAAGAGCGGCAAGTCGGCCGAGGCGGCGACCTCCACGGCCCCTCCTCCAAGCCCCTCCCCAGCCATAAAGCCTAAGGCGAAGCCCCGGCTGGAAATCGAGGGGTACCCCGTGGAGGGCATCTCCATCGGCGGGCACGAGACGTGCGTCATCTTCCCGACGCTGAGCCTCGCCTTCGACATAGGCCGGTGCCCGCAGCGCGCCGTGGCGCAGGACTTCCTCTTCATCTCGCACGCCCACCTCGACCACATCGGGGGCCTCCCCATGTACGTGGCCACGCGGGGGCTATACAGGCTGCGCCCGCCCACCATCTTCGTCCCCAAGTACCTCAGGGAGCTCGTGGAGCGGCTGTTCGACGTGCACCGCGCCATGGACCAGTCCGAGCTCAACCACACCCTCGTCCCACTCGACATTGGCGAGGAGTATGAGCTCAGGAGGGATCTCAAGGTCAGGGCCTTCAAGACCTACCATACCATACCCAGCCAG GGGTACGTGATATACTCGGTGAAGCAAAAGCTCAAGCAGGATTATCTTGGCCTCCCAGGAAGCGAGATCAAAAGGTTGAAGCTATCAGGCGTGGAG ATTACTAATACAGTGATAACACCCGAGGTTGCTTTCACTGGGGATACGATGTCAGATTTCATTCTTGATCCTGATAACGCAGACGTATTGAAGGCGAAAATTCTTGTGATGGAG AGTACTTTTCTTGATGACTCTGTCTCGATTGAGCATGCAAGGGAATATGGGCACATACACTTGTTTGAG ATTGCGAATCACTCTGAGAAGTTTGAAAACAGAGCCATTCTACTAATTCACTTTTCGGCTCGTTATACAACAGAG GAAATTGATGCAGGGATAAGTAGATTGCCCCCGTCGTTCCGAAGCAGAGTTTATGCGTTGAAAGAGGGCATCTGA